Proteins encoded together in one Larus michahellis chromosome 4, bLarMic1.1, whole genome shotgun sequence window:
- the PSMC3 gene encoding 26S proteasome regulatory subunit 6A, translating into MASVWDESEDGVGEEVLKMSTEEIVQRTRLLDSEIKIMKSEVLRVTHELQAMKDKIKENSEKIKVNKTLPYLVSNVIELLDVDPNDQEEDGANIDLDSQRKGKCAVIKTSTRQTYFLPVIGLVDAEKLKPGDLVGVNKDSYLILETLPTEYDSRVKAMEVDERPTEQYSDIGGLDKQIQELVEAIVLPMNHKEKFENLGIQPPKGVLMYGPPGTGKTLLARACAAQTKATFLKLAGPQLVQMFIGDGAKLVRDAFALAKEKAPSIIFIDELDAIGTKRFDSEKAGDREVQRTMLELLNQLDGFQPNTQVKVIAATNRVDILDPALLRSGRLDRKIEFPMPNEEARARIMQIHSRKMNVSPDVNYEELARCTDDFNGAQCKAVCVEAGMIALRRGATELTHEDYMEGILEVQAKKKANLQYYA; encoded by the exons ATGGCGTCGGTGTGGGATGAGTCcgag GATGGCGTCGGCGAGGAGGTGCTGAAGATGTCCACGGAGGAGATCGTGCAGCGTACGCGACTCCTCGACAGCGAGATCAAG ATCATGAAGAGTGAAGTACTGAGAGTGACCCATGAGCTTCAGGCCATGAAAGACAAGATCAAAGAGAACAGTGAGAAGATCAAAGTGAACAAAACCCTGCCATACCTTGTCTCTAACGTGATTGAG CTACTGGATGTTGACCCCAACGAccaggaggaggatggggccaacATCGACCTGGATTCCCAGAGAAAGGGCAAATGTGCTGTGATCAAGACCTCTACGCGCCAG ACGTATTTCCTGCCTGTTATTGGGTTGGTTGATGCTGAGAAGTTGAAGCCTGGAGACCTGGTG GGGGTGAACAAAGACTCTTACTTGATCCTGGAGACTCTGCCTACTGAATATGATTCACGGGTGAAAGCCATGGAGGTGGATGAGAGACCCACAGAGCAGTACAGTGACATCGGGGGGCTGGATAAACAAATCCAAGAG ctCGTGGAGGCCATTGTTCTGCCAATGAATCATAAGGAGAAATTTGAAAACTTGGGTATACAGCCGCCCAAAGGAGTCCTTATGTACGGGCCTCCAGGAACAGGGAAGACTCTTTTAGCTCGAGCATGTGCTGCCCAGACCAAG GCTACGTTCCTGAAGCTTGCTGGTCCACAACTTGTGCAGATGTTCATTGGTGATGGAGCTAAGCTGGTACGCGATGCTTTCGCCCTCGCCAAGGAAAAAGCTCCTTCCATCATCTTTATTGACGAACTGGATGCCATTGGCACTAAAAG GTTTGACAGTGAGAAGGCTGGTGATCGGGAGGTGCAGAGGACCATGCTGGAGCTGCTTAATCAACTTGATGGTTTCCAGCCCAACACACAAGTCAAG GTGATTGCTGCAACCAACCGGGTTGATATCTTGGACCCAGCTTTGCTCCGCTCCGGACGATTAGATCGCAAGATTGAGTTCCCAATGCCTAATGAGGAGGCCAGAGCCAGAATTATGCAGATCCATTCACGCAAAATGAATGTCAG CCCCGACGTGAACTATGAGGAGCTGGCTCGCTGCACAGATGATTTCAATGGAGCCCAGTGCAAGGCTGTGTGCGTTGAAGCG GGGATGATTGCCCTCCGTCGTGGAGCTACAGAGCTCACCCACGAGGACTACATGGAAGGAATCCTGGAGgttcaagcaaagaaaaaagccaatCTGCAGTACTATGCCTGA
- the LOC141742353 gene encoding transmembrane protein 178B-like: protein MAAAAQALSGSGLLLAAAALALLAVAIGTDSWYETDARRHRERCRGFGHKRNDPPGSMSAPSSHLPLRARPPRALLPGRPPAPAPAAAAAALDSHCGRRFNSTVSGLWRRCHRAGYEPDSEELIRKGVIQRCTAVKYHYTSSSLPRNLPINITNTIRQDEWHALHLRRMTAGFIGMAVSIILFGWIIGVLGCCKQQELMQYVAGLLFLMGGTCCIISLCTCVAGINFELSRYPRYVYGLPEDISHGYGWSMFCAWGGLGLTLLAGFLCTLAPSLNTSRASVQKPRQENGAV from the exons ATGGCGGCCGCGGCTCAGGCGCTGAGCGGCTCCGGGCTGCTcctggccgccgccgccctcgcccTCCTGGCCGTGGCCATCGGCACCGACTCCTGGTACGAGACGGACGCGCGGCGGCATCGTGAGCGctgccgcggctttggccacaagCGCAACGACCCGCCCGGCTCCATGTCGGCGCCCAGCTCGCACCTGCCGCTCCGcgcccggcccccccgggccctgctgcccgggcggcccccggcccccgccccggccgccgccgccgccgctctggACTCGCACTGCGGCCGCCGCTTCAACTCCACCGTCTCGGGGCTCTGGAGGCGCTGCCACCGCGCGGGCTACGAGCCGGACAGCGAGGAGCTCATACGGAAAg GAGTTATTCAGCGCTGCACTGCTGTGAAGTACCACTACACCTCCAGCTCGCTGCCTCGCAACTTACCCATCAACATCACAAACACCATCCGGCAGGATGAGTGGCACGCGCTCC atCTGCGGAGGATGACAGCTGGCTTCATTGGCATGGCAGTCTCCATCATCCTGTTTGGGTGGATCATTGGTGTGCTGGGCTGCTGCAAACAGCAGGAGCTCATGCAGTATGTGGCTGGGCTGCTCTTCCTAATGGGAG GTACATGCTGCATCATCTCACTCTGCACATGCGTAGCTGGGATCAATTTTGAGTTATCTCGCTATCCTCGCTACGTCTATGGGCTGCCAGAGGACATCAGTCATGGCTATGGCTGGTCCATGTTCTGTGCCTGGGGAGGCCTGGGCCTCACCCTGCTGGCTGGGTTCCTCTGCACGTTGGCCCCGTCACTCAACACTTCTCGGGCATCCGTACAAAAACCCAGACAAGAAAATGGGGCTGTGTGA